Within the Chloroflexota bacterium genome, the region GGTGATCACCGGTGGCGGCACCGCGGTTGGCGGCTGCGGTGTCGGTGTTGGCGGTTCAGGTGTTGCGGTCGGTGGCACTGCCGTGGCAGTCGGCGGTACCGGTGTCGGCGGTTCCACCGTTGGCTGTACAGGTTCGGGTTCGACCAGGACACTGGCGTCCTGAGTTACCCTGGCACCGACCCGGTTGCTTGCCTCGAGGGTGTAGATCACGTCACCCAACTGGCTCAGACAATCCTGGATCTGCCCCTGCAGGCCTGCATCGTCCTGGACCACATTGCCTGCCCGGTATAGACGGACATGGTCTGTGCCACCGCTGGTGCTCCAGGCGACGAGCACGCACTCGTTGACGTTGATCTTGCTTGGCGTCACCGTGAAGGCGTTGATCACTGGTTGCGGCTCTGAGGTGGGAACAGGCGTGGGGGTAGCCGGCGTATCGACAACGTTCACATTTTTCGTTGCACGGCTGGTACCACCCGTGCCGGTTGCCTCCAGGGCGTAGTTCATCGTGCCGGTGCCGGGTGGGCAGTCCTGGTAGCTGCCGCGGAAGGGTGCGCCGTCCCAGAGGGAGACGTTGTTGCGGCTGATGTTCACCCGATTCACGTTGCCCTGGACATCCCAGCGCAGGGTGGTGCAGTGTCCGACCGCGATTTCCCCAGGATCGGCGCTGAACTGTTTGATATCGGGTGCATTGGCCACCGATTCCACATAGATGGTGATCTGGCGCGTTACAACTGAGCCATCGTTGAGCACGACCCGCAGATAGTAGGTGGTGGTCTGGCTGGGGCATTGCGATGAAGTGCCCTGGCCTGCTACGCCATGGTTTTGCCAGTTCTGTCCGTCGGCATAGAAGTAGACCTCCCGGACGTTGTTGACGCTCCAGGAGAAGGTGACACATTCCCCTTGCTTGATATGGTCGCGATCGACGCTGAAATTGATATCTGCCGTCGGTGTCTGCGTCGGTGCCGGGGTGGGGGTTGCTCCGGACGGTACACGGATACCTACGTAGACCCGCTCGCCGAAGGCCCGCGCCTCGTCGTTGTGCATTTGCCAGAAGCCCTGGTAAATCCCGGGGCGCAGTGGTGCTACCAAGTCGACGTACATGTCGTAGGTCTGGCCGGGTTGCACAACACCCTTGACGGCGGTGTTTTCACCTGCCATGCGGGCGCCAGGCTGGTTGCCATGGTCAAAGCCCATGAAGTAGGAGCTGTCCCAGGTGCAGGTGCCCGAATTGCGCAGCCGCCAGCCCTTCTGGAAGGGTTGGCCAGGATTTATCACCGGGGGATTCTGCATATTGTGGTCATCGTAGTTCAGGTCACTGACATAGGCCGCGCCGGCAACACAATCTGGCCGTGGCGTAGGGGTCGCCGCTTCGGGCGCCGGGGTCGCCGTGGGCGGTACCGGGGTGGGCGAGGGCAGCGGCAGGATGTGATCAGGATGGACAGAGAGATATTCCTGGGCCAGGTCGACAATCAGGCCATCGTTCTTGAGGCTGATCATTGCCTGATTGACGCGCGTGCGCAGGCTGTTCTCACCCTTGGGCATAGCGATAGCGTAGCGTTGACTGTTGAGTCCGCTGGCTGCGACGACGAAACCAGGTTGCTCTGCGGCCACCTGGGCCGGTTGCAGGTCCATCACCAACAGGTCGACTCGTCCTGCTTCCAGGTCGGGAAAACCTTGCTCAATCTGGCCATAGACGAACAAGTTGGTCGGATCCATCAGATCGGTCTCGATCAGTTCATCCTCCAGCCAGTCCTGAAAGACAGAGCCTCGCTGGACGCCGACCTGGTAATCGGCCAGATTGCTAACATCGCTGATCTTACCGATGTTAGCATCCTCGGCCGAGACAAAGGCATCCTGGCTGACAAAATAGATGTGACTGAAGTCGACCTTCATCTCTCGTTTGGGAGTTACGTCGATGGCCGCGATGGCTACGTCGACCTGTTCCAGCAATACAGCATCGAGCAGGCCGGCGAAGGCGATGTCCCTGATCTCCACCTCGACACCCAGCTTGTCTGCGATGGCCCTGATCAGAGCCATGTCGAAGCCGTCAACCCGGTAGTTGTCGTCGTAGTATTCGAATGGCGGGTAGTCGACCGAGGTACCGATGATCATGGTACCGGCCTCCTGAATTCGTTTCCATGCATCCCCGCGCTGCGGAAGCCCCGCTTCTGGCGTTTCATCAGGCAGCACCAGGGTCGGGGTAGGCGTCGGCTCGGCGGCGCTGCCGCAAGCCGACAGCACGAGAGCTACCAGCAGCAGCAACAGGATAGGGGAAAGATGTCGTATCGATTTCATCGTTTTGTGACCTCCTTGGATCATTGGTTTCTTTTACTGGACCGTTGCCATGGCTTCCTGTCCGATAGTGGTGCCTTCACGGTTGCTGGCCTCGATCTCGTAGACATAGGCGCCGGTACTGCCCAGACAGTCCTGCAGCGAGCCGTTGTGCCCGGCGTTGTCCTGCACGGTCGCTCCGTTGCGCCGGATGCGAACGTGTTCGGTGCCTCCGCCCGTGCTCCAGGCCACGGTCACACACTGGTTGACGGAGATCGTCGAAGGTTGCACGGTGAAGTTGTGGATGACTGGCTGTGGTACGGGCGGCGGCACAGGTGTCGGTGTGGGCGGCGCCTGTGGCTGGTAGATGTTTACATTTTGAGTGGCGTGGTTGGTGCCGCCTGGTCCACTGGCTTCCAGCATGTAGGCCTTATCCCCGACCCCGGTTGGACAGTCCTGGAAATTGCCGCGCGTCGGTGCGCCATCCCAGAGAATATCGTTATTGCGTTTGAGCAACACCCTGCTGACGTCGCCCTGGACCTCCCATTGAAGATTGACGCAGGTGCCAACAGGCAGGGAGCCGCCGGGATCGACGGTGAAGCGGGTGATGTTGGGCGCATTGCTCACCGGGTTGACGTAGACTGTGATCTGCCGGGTTTCTACCGAGTTGTCCTGTTTGACCACCCGCAGGTAGTAGGTTGTCGTCTGGTTTGGACAGGCCTGGCGGCTTCCCTGTCCGGCGACGCCGTTGTTCTGCCAATTCTGGCCTTCCGCGTAGAAGTAAACTTCCTTGACGTTGGTCACGTTCCAGGAGAAGGTGACACACTCACCCTGATTGATATTGGTCCGGTCGACCGAGAACTGAAGGTCCGGTGACGGGGTTTGGGTGGCAACAGGTGTGGGTGTTGCCGGGGCAGGCACCTGGATGCCAACCCAGATTCTTTCGCCGAAGGCCTCGTTGAGATCGTTATGCATCTGCCAGATGCCCTGGTAGACACCGGGTCGCAAGGGAGCCACCAGGCTCACCCAGAAGTCGTAGGTGCCACCGGGCGCTACCACGCCATCCACGTTCATCGTCTCGCCGCCCATGCGTGCACCCGCCTGGTTACCATCGGCAAATCGCAGTGTGTACCTGCTATCCCAGGTGCAGGTGCCAGTGTTGCGGACGCGCCAGCCCTTGTTGAAGAGCTGGCCTGGCTGCATCACCGGTGGCGCCGTCATGTTGTGGTCGTCGAAACTCAGGTCCTGCACGAAGCCCATGCTGTCCAGGCAGCGGGGAATCGGCGTGGGCGTCGGGGTTGGTTGATCGGGTACCGGCGTAGGTGTCGGTGGTATCGGTGTTGGCGTGGGAGGGGGCAGGATATCCTTCTCTTCGATGTGAAGGTGCTCCTGGACCAGATCGGCAACCACGCCCTCATTCTGAAGGGTAATCAACGCCTGATTGATTCGGGTGCGCAAGGTGTTCTGCCCTTTGGTCATGGCGATGGCGTAACGTTCCCGGTGGAGTCCCTGGGCCACAATCTCATAGTCGTTGGCAGAGACGGCCAACTGGGCCGGCGGCAAGTCCATGACTAACAGATCCACGCGACCCTCGTCCAGGTCCGGAAACCCCTGCTCGATATCGGAATAAATGAACAGATCGCTCGATGCCATTCGGCCGGTTTCGACCAGGTTTTCCTCCAACCAGTCGTGATAAACCGAACCCTTTTGAACGCCTACCCGATACCCGTGCAGATCTTCCACGGTTGTGATGGGACCGATGCCCGATCCCTGAACGGCTATGAAGGCATCCTCACTGACGAAGTAGATGTGGCTGAAGTCGAACTCTTCTTCTCTCTTGGGCGTTACCGAGATGGCCGCGATTGCGGCGTCGATTTGCCCGACCTGGAGGGCATCTCCCAGTCCATCAAAGGCAATATCCTTGAATTCGATTTCAATGCCGAGGATATCGCTGATTTCCTTCATCAGGGCTGGATCAAAACCGACGACCTGGAATTCCTCATTGTAGTACTCAAAGGGGGGATAATCGACGGATATGCCGACGACCATGGTACCATTTTCCTGGATGCGATCCCACGCATCCTCCGGTTGGCCAGTGGCGCCATCCGGCGGTATCGGCGTATCCGCTGGCTCGCCAGGTTCCACGGGCACCGGCGTATCGACCGGCACCGGCGTCAGCGTGGCGCCGCAAGCAACGAGCAAGAGGGAGGTCAGGATTACCAACAGCAGGACGACAAAACGTTTAGGGGTCATGGGTGATTCTCCTAATAGTTCGCTGTGTTTCGCATACCGGCGGGATCGAGCAGTCAATGGCGGATTTCGGGTCAATCCGACCACGACATTTTACGGCACCTGGCACGGCTTGACAAATCGAGACGTGCGCTGGGCCGAATCATTTTGGTGTGTTCAGAACGGGTTGGGGCGATCGCGCGGCCATGCTGGTGGGCGGGGAGTGGGCGGGGCATAAACCAACGGGGCCGGCCAAAAAAGGCGCGGCCCCGTCGAAAATTTAACGTCAGGCGACGGTGATCGAGTCGTCCAGGTAGACCTCCTGGATCGCCCGAAGCAACTGGGCGCCCTCGGCCATCGGCCGCTGGAAGGCCTTGCGGCCGGAGATCATGCCCATGCCGCCAGCTCGCTTGTTGATCACCGCGGTGCGCACGGCCTGAGCCAGGTCGTTTTCGCCCGATGCGCCGCCGGAGTTGATCAGGCCAATTCGGCCCATGTAGCAGTTGGCCACCTGGTAACGAACCAGGTCGATGGGGTGATCGCTGCTCAGATCGCTGTAGACCTTGGGGTGGGTGCGACCGAAGCCGATTGCATTGTAGCCGCCGGTGTTTTCGGCCTGCTTCTGTTTGATGATGTCCGCCTCGATAGTGACGCCCAGGTGGTTGGCCTGGCCGGTCAGATCAGCAGACAGGTGATAGTCCACGCCATCTTTCTTGAAGGCGGAATTACGCAGATAGGCCCAGAGCACTGTGACCATGCCCAACTGGTGGGCAATTGCAAAGGCCTCGCTGACCTCCTGGATCTGGCGCCGGGAATCCTCGGACCCGAAGTAGATGGTGGCGCCGATGGCGACCGCGCCCAGGTCGAAGGCCTGCTCAATGCTGGCAAACAGATTCTGGTCATGGATGGGAGGATAGGTCAATAGTTCATTGTGGTTGATCTTGACCATGAAAGGAATCTTGTGGGCATACTTGCGGGAAACGGCACCCAACACACCCAGGGTCGAGAATACCCCGTTGCAGCCACCTTCGATGGCAAGCCTGACGATATTCTCCGGGTCGAAGTAGTCGGGATTGGGGGCAAAAGAGGCTGCCGCCGAATGCTCGATGCCCTGGTCCACCGGCAGGAAGGAAAGGTAGCCGGTTCCCGACAGGCCACCGGTGTTGTACAACGTCTGCAGGTTGCGCAGCACTACCGGTGAGCGATCGGTCTGGGAGAAGGACCTGTCGATATAGTCGGGGCCGGGCAGGTGCAAGCGGTCCCTGGAGATCTTGGGGGAATCGAACTCCAGCAGACTGTCTGCCTCGCTACCAAGCAGTTCAGGAATATTTGCTGTCATTATCTATGCTCCTTAATGCGGGCTGCGGGATTCGCAGCTCAATGAATTTGATCTCAGGTGCCCAGAATTGCCCTTATCTCGAGCAGCCGACCTGCGCAACCCAGTTTTTCGCTTTTATGTACGATGAAGTTGGCATACTCGTCCATCATGATAACGCCAGGCTTGCGGAAATCGAACACTTCGGGGTGATCGCGGAAGAACTCTCGATGCACCCGTGTCCAGACCAGGCGCCCGTCGGTATCGATGTTGACCTTGGTAACGCCGAGCGGCACTGCTTTGGCAAACTCGTCTTCATCCACCCCTTTTGCAGAAGGATCGAGCGCGCCGCCGGCGGCATTGATCCGCTCGACTTCCTCCTGGGGAACCGACGACGAGCCATGCATCACCAGGGGGAAGCCGGGAAGCCGTTTCTGGATCTCAGCCACCCGATCGAAGTGAAGCCCCTGGCCACCGCTAAACTTATAAGCGCCGTGGCTGGTGCCGATGGCCACCGCCAGGGAGTCGCAGCCGCTGCGCTTGACGAACTGCTCGGCCTCATCCGGATCGGTCAACATGGCGTTCTTTTCGTCGACCTTGATGTCTTCCTCGACACCGCCCAGCATTCCCAGTTCAGACTCGACGCTAATACCCCTGGCGTGGGCGCGTTCGACAACCCGACGGGTAATGGCGATATTTTCCTCGAAGGGATGGTGGGATGCATCGATCATGACCGAGCTGTAGAAACCGGAGTCTATGCAGTCGTAGCAGGTTTTTTCGTCGCCATGGTCCAGATGAACGGCAAAGATAACCTCCGGATAGATGGCTTCAGCCGCCCGGATGATGGCTTCCAGCATGGTGGGTTGACCGACATAACTGCGCGCACCCCGCGAGATCTGGATGATCATGGGCGCCTCGGCTCGCCTGGCTCCCTCGAAAAGACCCAGGCATTGTTCCATGTTGTTGATGTTGTACGCGCCTATGGCGAACTTTCCGTAGGCGATCTCAAATAGCTCTGCGGTGGTTACGATCACAATGTCTACCTCGACTTCCGCGCGACAAAAACAAGGGGCCGGCATGTTGTACCTGACCCGTTCCAGAAAACACGAAATGAGTATAGCACGGACTGTGGGGGATGTCCAAAAAAACGACGCTTGATCAGGTAGGCAACAGGTAGATAGCGTCGGCCAGGAAGTCTACACCGACCTGACTGTTCGGGGGATAGACCTGAACATGACGGGGGTCGCTTTCGACGGCCACCATGGTCTGGTCAGCCACATCGACCTCGTACTCGACCTGGTCGCCCAGATAGGTAGAGCGCCGAATCGTGCCTATAAACTCACCGTCGTTCTCAACCAGGCGGATAGCGTCGGGCCTGACGACCAGTGTAACGGCCTCGCCGGGCTGGCGGGGCGTGTCCGGCAGGGGCACCTGCAGCTTGCCCTCCAGCGCGCTCAATGAAAGCTTGCCGTCTTCAGTGCCCAGTACGGTGGCGTCCACGAAATTGGCACGGCCAATGAAGTTGGCCACAAATCTGCTGGCTGGCTGCCGATAGATCTGCCAGGGTGGTCCTACCTGTTCAATTTCGCCCAGGTTCATGACCACGATCCGATCGGACAGGGCCATTGCCTCTACCTGGTCGTGGGTAACATAGACCGACGTGATGCCCAATTG harbors:
- a CDS encoding transporter substrate-binding domain-containing protein, producing the protein MKSIRHLSPILLLLLVALVLSACGSAAEPTPTPTLVLPDETPEAGLPQRGDAWKRIQEAGTMIIGTSVDYPPFEYYDDNYRVDGFDMALIRAIADKLGVEVEIRDIAFAGLLDAVLLEQVDVAIAAIDVTPKREMKVDFSHIYFVSQDAFVSAEDANIGKISDVSNLADYQVGVQRGSVFQDWLEDELIETDLMDPTNLFVYGQIEQGFPDLEAGRVDLLVMDLQPAQVAAEQPGFVVAASGLNSQRYAIAMPKGENSLRTRVNQAMISLKNDGLIVDLAQEYLSVHPDHILPLPSPTPVPPTATPAPEAATPTPRPDCVAGAAYVSDLNYDDHNMQNPPVINPGQPFQKGWRLRNSGTCTWDSSYFMGFDHGNQPGARMAGENTAVKGVVQPGQTYDMYVDLVAPLRPGIYQGFWQMHNDEARAFGERVYVGIRVPSGATPTPAPTQTPTADINFSVDRDHIKQGECVTFSWSVNNVREVYFYADGQNWQNHGVAGQGTSSQCPSQTTTYYLRVVLNDGSVVTRQITIYVESVANAPDIKQFSADPGEIAVGHCTTLRWDVQGNVNRVNISRNNVSLWDGAPFRGSYQDCPPGTGTMNYALEATGTGGTSRATKNVNVVDTPATPTPVPTSEPQPVINAFTVTPSKINVNECVLVAWSTSGGTDHVRLYRAGNVVQDDAGLQGQIQDCLSQLGDVIYTLEASNRVGARVTQDASVLVEPEPVQPTVEPPTPVPPTATAVPPTATPEPPTPTPQPPTAVPPPVITSFSAVPSELAPQTNCTNLSWTYQGSDIAAVWLSRNDQQLAGPDAQSPYQDCLDQSLAGQDMVYQLKVDGEFSGSATQQLVVPFNQGPQPK
- a CDS encoding transporter substrate-binding domain-containing protein is translated as MTPKRFVVLLLVILTSLLLVACGATLTPVPVDTPVPVEPGEPADTPIPPDGATGQPEDAWDRIQENGTMVVGISVDYPPFEYYNEEFQVVGFDPALMKEISDILGIEIEFKDIAFDGLGDALQVGQIDAAIAAISVTPKREEEFDFSHIYFVSEDAFIAVQGSGIGPITTVEDLHGYRVGVQKGSVYHDWLEENLVETGRMASSDLFIYSDIEQGFPDLDEGRVDLLVMDLPPAQLAVSANDYEIVAQGLHRERYAIAMTKGQNTLRTRINQALITLQNEGVVADLVQEHLHIEEKDILPPPTPTPIPPTPTPVPDQPTPTPTPIPRCLDSMGFVQDLSFDDHNMTAPPVMQPGQLFNKGWRVRNTGTCTWDSRYTLRFADGNQAGARMGGETMNVDGVVAPGGTYDFWVSLVAPLRPGVYQGIWQMHNDLNEAFGERIWVGIQVPAPATPTPVATQTPSPDLQFSVDRTNINQGECVTFSWNVTNVKEVYFYAEGQNWQNNGVAGQGSRQACPNQTTTYYLRVVKQDNSVETRQITVYVNPVSNAPNITRFTVDPGGSLPVGTCVNLQWEVQGDVSRVLLKRNNDILWDGAPTRGNFQDCPTGVGDKAYMLEASGPGGTNHATQNVNIYQPQAPPTPTPVPPPVPQPVIHNFTVQPSTISVNQCVTVAWSTGGGTEHVRIRRNGATVQDNAGHNGSLQDCLGSTGAYVYEIEASNREGTTIGQEAMATVQ
- a CDS encoding class I fructose-bisphosphate aldolase, with the translated sequence MTANIPELLGSEADSLLEFDSPKISRDRLHLPGPDYIDRSFSQTDRSPVVLRNLQTLYNTGGLSGTGYLSFLPVDQGIEHSAAASFAPNPDYFDPENIVRLAIEGGCNGVFSTLGVLGAVSRKYAHKIPFMVKINHNELLTYPPIHDQNLFASIEQAFDLGAVAIGATIYFGSEDSRRQIQEVSEAFAIAHQLGMVTVLWAYLRNSAFKKDGVDYHLSADLTGQANHLGVTIEADIIKQKQAENTGGYNAIGFGRTHPKVYSDLSSDHPIDLVRYQVANCYMGRIGLINSGGASGENDLAQAVRTAVINKRAGGMGMISGRKAFQRPMAEGAQLLRAIQEVYLDDSITVA
- a CDS encoding class II fructose-bisphosphate aldolase codes for the protein MIVTTAELFEIAYGKFAIGAYNINNMEQCLGLFEGARRAEAPMIIQISRGARSYVGQPTMLEAIIRAAEAIYPEVIFAVHLDHGDEKTCYDCIDSGFYSSVMIDASHHPFEENIAITRRVVERAHARGISVESELGMLGGVEEDIKVDEKNAMLTDPDEAEQFVKRSGCDSLAVAIGTSHGAYKFSGGQGLHFDRVAEIQKRLPGFPLVMHGSSSVPQEEVERINAAGGALDPSAKGVDEDEFAKAVPLGVTKVNIDTDGRLVWTRVHREFFRDHPEVFDFRKPGVIMMDEYANFIVHKSEKLGCAGRLLEIRAILGT